The Streptomyces sp. NBC_00775 genome includes the window CCGGGCACCTACCTTCCCGGAGCCCCGAGTTCGGCGATCCGCGGGGTCGAGGCGCCGCTGTGGACGGAGACCATCGTCACCGGCGCGGACATCGACTACATGGCCTTCCCGAGGCTGCCCGGCGTGGCCGAGCTCGGCTGGTCGCCCGCGTCGACGCACGACTGGGACACGTACAAGGTGCGGCTCGCGGCACAGGGGCCGCGCTGGGACGCGCTGGGGATCGGCTACTACAAGTCGCCCCAGGTGCCCTGGCCCGCCGCGTAGGCATGCAGGAGCGGGCGCCCGGAATCCCCAACTCCCGGACGCCCGCGCTCATGTGGTGGACACCTCGGCCCGTACGCGTGCACAGGAGGGTTGGACGCTAGTGGGGTTGCCTGTGAGGTGGCTGTGGACCTCAAGTGACGTGCGGAGACTGGGTGGTTGGGGTGCTCGGCGAACTGGCCGGCAGATGGGTCCGGGCCCGGGGGGACCGTCCCCCGGGCCCGGCAGTCTGTGCCGGTCAGGCCGCGATCGGGTTCTTCAGCGTGCCCACGAGCTGGAGGGCTCCCGACGGGTCGGCGAGGTCCACCATCTGCTTGTTGTCGCGCAGCTGGAGGCGGTTGAGGCAGGACAGCGCGAACTCCGGCGCGAACATGTCGTACTGCTGGAATTTGTCGGCGAGTTCGGGCGTCGTGTCCTGGTACGCGCGCACCGCCTCGGCGACCGTCCGCCAGAAGTCGTCCTCGTCGAGGATGCCCTCGCTCGCCAGATTGGCGGCCAGGAAGCGGAAGAAGCAGTCGAAGACGTCCGTGAAGATGGACAGCAGCTTCTTGTCCTCGGGGACTTCGACCCTGATCCGCTCGACCGTGGGCGGCAGCACCGCCTGCGGGTCCATGACCGCGATCTCCTCGGCGATGTCCTTGTAGATCGCGCGCTGTACGGCGCCGTCCTTGAGGACCAGGATGACGTTCTCGCCGTGCGGCATGTAGACGAGGTCGTACGCGTAGAAGCTGTGCAGCAGCGGGGTGAAGTAGGCGCGCAGATAGCCGCGCAGCCACTCCACCGGGGTCAGCCCCGACTGCTCGATCAGTGCGCCCGCGAACGACGCGCCCTCGTGGTCGACGTGCACGAGGGACGCCATGGTCGCCAGGGTCTCGCCCTCCTGGAGCGAGGACACCGGGCTCTCGCGCCACAGGGCGGCGAGCATTTTCCGGTACGGCGAGTAGCGGTCCGTGGCGGCCTCGTACTCCAGGTGGCGGTAGCCGACGGCGGCGCGCTCGCGGATGACCGACAGGCCGGTGGACTTCAGGACCGGGTCGTTCTCGACGAGTTGGGCAAGCCAGTCGTTGATCGCCGGGGTCGCCTCCATGTAGGCGGCGGAAAGGCCGCGCATGAAGCCCATGTTGAGGACCGACAGGGCGGTCTTCACGTAGTGCTTCTTGGGTGCGCTCTTGTTGAAGAACGTCCGGATCGACTGCTGGGCCAGGTACTCGTCGTCGCCCTCGCCGAGGCAGACGAGGTGGCGCTGGGCGACCTCGGCGGCGAAGGTCACGGAGAGCTTGTTCCACCACTGCCAGGGGTGGACGGGGATGAGGAGGTACTCCTCGGGGTCCAGGCCCTGGTCCTCCAGCGTCGCCGCGAACCGCTCGATCGTCTCCTGGCCCAGCTCCTCGCGCACGAACGACTCGTACTCGATGCCCACACCCGCTGTGAAGGCGGCCCGCGAGCGGTGCGCGGCCAGCCAGACCAGGCGGACCGGGCTCGCGGTCTCGGGGGCGTACGAGAGGTACTCGTGCACTCCGAAGCCGAGCCGCCCGTTGTTGGCGACGAAACAGGGGTGGCCCTCGGTCATCCCGGTCTCGATGGCCTGGAAGCCGCTTCTGACGAGTTCGGCGACCGGGATCTGCGGCTTGGTGAGCTTGAAGCAGGTGCCGGAGAGGGTGGAGGAGATCTCCTCCAGGTAGACCGGCAGGACCTCGTCGCTCAGGCCGAGCGAATTCTTCAGCTCGATGAAGAAGTCCAGGGCGGCGAGCGGGAGTTCGGTCCCGTCGCGGTGCCGGGTGATCGACTCGGCGTCGACCTCCCAGTGGTCGAGGGAGCGCACCACGGCGGTGAAGCGGTAGCGGGTCAGACCGTCGTCGCCGCGGACCTCGTAACGGCCGTCCGGGAGACGCGTCGGCGTGATCAGCCGCTCGTGGGCGAACTCGGCGAGCGCCTTGCGGACGAGAAGGCGGTTGGCGCGGGCCCAGCGCTCGGGGGAGAGGTGGGCCACGCTGTCGGAGAGGCTCATGCGGCCACCGCCTTCCGGAACTGCTCGCGGGTGCAGAAGCTCAGCAGCGCCTGCTTCTCCGGCTTCTGGATCTCGCGCTCGGGTACAAAGCCGACGGCTTCGTTGAGGGCGTGCACCGCCGTGTTGCGGACGTCGGGTTCGACGACGACCCGCGCGGTCGCCGGGTCGGCGAACAGGTGCTCCATCACGGCGGTGATCACGGCCCGGGTGAAGCCGTGCACGGGTGTGTCGCTCGGCGCGACCAGGAAGTGCATGCCGACGTCGCCGGGCTCCGGCTCGTACAGGCCGGCGAGCTCGACGTGCGCCGGGTCGTAGCGCTCCATCAGGAACGCGGGTTCGCCGTCGCGCAGCCCGAGGAACGCGTCGTGGTACTCGCTGGCCGCGATGGCCATGTACTCGCGCTCCACGTCGTGCAGTTTCGCCTCCTGCATCATCCAGAAGGCGGCCTTGGGGTGTGTCACCCAGCCGTGCAGCAGCTCGGCGTCCTCGGTCGGGTCGAGCGGGCGGACGGTGAAGGTGCCCAGGTCGGTGGTCGTGCTCATATGGCGAACTCCTGGAACGCGATCGACTTCTCGACGGGGTAGTACTCGGTGCCGAGCAGCTCACGGATGATGGACGCGTTGCGGTACGCGCCCATGCCGAGGTCCGGCGAGGTGATCGAGTGGGTGTGGACGCCGGCGTTCTGCAGGAAGATCCCGCGCCCCGTCGTGTCGATGGCGTAGTTGCGGGCCACGTCGAAGTTGCCGTGCGTGTCGTAACGCAGCCGGTCGCGGACGGGCGCCAGGAACCCGGGCTCGGCGTACTTGTAGCCGGTGGCGAGGATCAGGCCCTCGGAGCGCAGCTCGTAGTCCTTGCCCTGCTCCTCCTGGCGCAGGCCCAGGGTGTACGTGCCGTTCTCGTGACGCGCGCTGTTCAGCGAGGAGTTGGTGAGCAGCCGGGTGGGGACCGGGCCGCCGAGGTTCTTCTGGTAGAGCAGGTCGAAGATCGCGTCGATCAGCTCGCCGTCGATTCCCTTGAACAGGCCCTTCTGCTCCGACTGGAGGCGGTAGCGGGTCGGTTCGGGCAGCGCGTGGAAGTAGTCGATGTACTCCGGGGAGGTCATCTCCAGCGTGAGTTTGGTGTACTCCAGCGGGAAGAAGCGCGGGGAGCGGGTGACCCAGTTCAGCCGGTAGCCGTGGACGTCGATCTCGCTGAGCAGGTCGTAGTAGATCTCGGCGGCGGACTGCCCGCTGCCGACAAGGGTGATCGACTCTTTACCCTGCAGTTCCTGCTTGTGCTTCATATAGCGGGAGTTGTGGATGAAGTCGCCGCCGAGCTCCGCACAGGACTCCGGGATGTACGGCGGGGTGCCGGTGCCGAGGACCAGGTTCCGGGCGCGGTACACGTCACCGGCTTCCGTCCGTACGACGTACACCTCGTTCTCGTACGTCACTTCCGCGACCGTCGTGCTGAACCGGACGCTGCTGAGTTTCGACGCGGCCCAGCGGCAGTAGTCGTCGTACTCGACCCGCAGCGGGTAGAAGTTCTCGCGGATGTAGAACGAGTACAGACGGCCCGATTCCTTCAGGTAGTTGAGGAAGGAGTACGGGGACGTCGGGTCGGCGAGCGTGACCAGGTCCGACATGAACGGGGTCTGGAGGTGGGCGCCCTCCAGGAACATCCCGGAGTGCCACTCGAAGTCCGGCTTGGACTCCAGGAAGACATAGTCCAGTTCGACGATCGGCTCGGTGAGGCAGGCGAGGCCCAGGTTGAACGGGCCGAGGCCGATCCCCACGAAGTCGTGGACGTGGCTGCTGGATTCAGGAAGCGCGGTCAAGGGATTCTCCCAGGTACTGCTCGGCGTGGCCGGCGATCAGATCGAGTACGGCGGTGATGTCGTCCACCGTGGTCTCGGGGTTGAGCAACGTGAACTTCAGGTAGTGGCGACCGCCGACCTTGGTGCCCGCCACGACCGCGTCGCCGGAGGCGAAGATGGCCTTGCGGGCATACAGGTTGGCGCGGTCCATCTCGGACGGGTCGGTGACGGCCGCCGGGATGTAGCGGAAGACGAGGGTGGACAGCGACGGCTGTACGACGACGTCGTAGCGGGGGTCGGCCGCGAGGACCTTCCAGCCCTCCTCCGCCAGGTCGCAGACCTCGTCGAAGAGTTCGCCGATGCCGTCGGCGCCCATCACGCGCAGCGTCATCCACAGCTTGAGCGCGTCGAAGCGGCGGGTGGTCTGCAGGGACTTGTCGACCTGGTTGGGGATGCGCTCCTGGACCATACGGCGGGGGTTCAGGTACTCCGCGTGATAGGTCGCGTGGCGCAGCGTCGAGGCGTCCCGGACCAGCACGGCGGACGAACTCACCGGCTGGAAGAAGGACTTGTGGTAATCGACGGTGACGGAGTCGGCGCGCTCGATGCCGTCGATGCGGTCCCGGTTCTTCAGCGAGGCGAGCAGCCCGCAGCCGTAGGCCGCGTCCACGTGCATCCAGGTGCCGAACTGGGCGCACAGCTCGGCGATTTCGGGCAGCGGGTCGATGGAGCCGAAGTCGGTGGTGCCGGCGGTCGCGACGACGGCCATGGGGACGAGGCCGTCGCGCTTGCAGCGGTCCAGCTCGTGGGCGAGCGCGACCGTCTGCATGCGCTTGTCGTGGTCGACGGGGATCGAGACGACGGAGTCCGCGCTCAGGCCGAGGAGTTTGGCCGACTTCTTGACGCTGAAGTGGCTGACCTCGGAGGCGAAGATACGCAGTTTGGCGAGGTCATTGGACTTGGCCTCCTCGCGGGCCAGCAGCAGCGCCTGGAGGTTGGACTGCGAGCCGCCGGAGGTGAACACGCCGTCGGCGGCCGGGCCGAGGCCGATGCGCTCGTTGGTCCAGTCGATGAGCTTGCGCTCGATGAGGGTGCCGCCGGCCGACTGGTCCCAGGTGTCCAGCGAGGAGTTGACGGCGGAGAGGACGGCCTCGCCGAGCACGGCCGGGATGACGACCGGGCAGTTGAGGTGGGCGAGGTAGCGCGGGTGGTGGAAGTAGATCGCGTCCCGGAGGTAGACCTCTTCCAGCTCGTCGAGGACCGCCGTGGTGTCGTGCAGCGGCCGGTCCAGGTCGATCTGCTCGATACGGGGAGCGAGGGCGTCGACCGTGACGCCGGTGAACGGACGGTCGGTGGTGGCGAGTTTGGCCGCCACCCGCTCGACTCCTTCCGTCACGGAACGGCGGTACCGGTCCGCGGTGGTGTCATTGAGCAGGTGCGAGCGCATGTGGGGGTCCTCCGTGCGGGGGGAGAGTCCGAGCGGGACAGGCGAGGGGCGGGGTCGCGACGTTCAACTTAGGTTAGCCTAACCTAACTCGATCGTGCGACCCCGCCCCACCTGTGTCTTCAGTGACGTACGCCTCTGTTTGAACTACGCGAGAAGCGCCGCAGACCCTCGAACTACTCGCCCTGCTCCCGCAGTTGCTCCTCGCTCAGCCCGCGCCGCCAGTAGCCCACGAAGGTGACCCTCCGGCGGTCGATGGCGCGCTCGCGCACGAGATGGCGGCGCAACTCCTTCACCTGGCCGGACTCGCCCGCGATCCAGGCGTACGGCGCTTCGGCGGGCGGAAGGTGGGCGGCCCGCACGACATCGACGGCCATGGGGGTGGGGGCACCTCCCACGCCCTTAAGGCTGTGGGGGACGTCGCTCCGTACGAGCCACGTGATCTCGGCGTCGGCCTCGGTCGCCAAGTCCTGGATGTCACCGGCGTGATGGACCTCCAGCCAGGCGCGGACGCGGGCGCTCGCCGGCAGGGACTCGAGGATGGCCGAGGCGGCGGGGACGGCTGTCTCGTCGCCCCAGATGACGATCAGGTCGGTGTCCTCGGGCGGGCGGAAGCGGATCGCCCGGTTGTCCTCGATCGCCGGGCCGAGCAGCACGACACGGTCGCCCGCGGCCGCCCGGGACGCCCACGCGGACGCGGGCCCCGCGGGCGTCGCCGCCCCCGGCTGCACGCCGTGCAGCGCGAAGTCGATGTCGATCTCGTCGGGGTCGCGGCGCAGTGCGCGCAGGGTGTACGAGCGCATCACCGCCCGTACGTCGTCGGGGAGTTCACGCCAGCCCTGCCACCAGCCGTCGCCCAGCTCGTAGGGGATGGCCGGCTCGGTCTGGCCGGGGTGCGGCAGGAAGAGGGAGAGGCTCTGATCGCGGCCGTTCGAGTGGAACGCCTGGAGATCGGAGCCCGTGAAGGTCACCCGGACCAGAGACGGGCCGAGCCGCCTCGTCCGTACGACCTGGAGGGAGAAGAAACGGAACGGGGCGGCTACGGCCGTCGTCATGAGTGCTCCTGAGTTGTCGTCAGGGATTCACGGCAGGGGGGCGTCAGGCGACCTTCTTGGCGTTCTCGATCGCCTCGGCGAGGTTGTCGAGGAGCGGGGTGCACTTGTCGTACGACACGATCGGCTCGGGGGAGCGGGCGATGACCTGGCCGGCCTTGACGGCGGGCAGCTTCTTCCAGGTGGCCTCGGTGATGTCGGCCGGCTGGATGGTCGCGCTGCGGTCGTCCATGATGATGATGTCGGCCGGGTACTTGTCGACGTTCTCCCAGCTCAGGTTCTCGAACCAACCACCGCTGGCCTTCAGGGCCTTGGCGGAGGGCTCGATGATGTTCACGCCGAGCGCCTTGAAGTACTCCAGGTCGATGGAGAGGTTGGAGCCGGAGACGTAGAAGATGTCCTGGCTCGCGGAACCGGCGAGCACCTTGATCTCCGGGCGGGCCTTGGCGGCCTTGCGCAGCCGCTCGGCGGCCGTCTCGAACTTCTTCTTCGCCTCGACGATCTGGGCGGACTTCACGTCGGCGCCCAGCGACTCGGCGAGCGCGTACATGCGCTCCAGCGACTGGGGCATCTGGCGGTCGTAGACGGAGATGCCGACGGTCGGGGCGAGCTTGACGATCTTGGCCTTGGACTCCTCGGGGACGTACCAGAGGGTGCCCGCGTCGTCGAACATCGTGGAGATCAGCACGTCGGGCGCGAGGGCCGCGTACTTCTCGATGTTGAACTGGCCCCACTCGTTGCCGAGGATCGTCAGCTTGCTGATGTCCATGTCGCCGGCCTGGACATCGGCCTTGCCGTCCTTGGTCTTGGTCGGGCCGAAGACGCCCTTGACCTCGATGCCGTAGTCGAAGAGCGCGGCGGCGACACCGGTGAACGCGACGATGTCGGCCGGGATCTTGTCCAGCTTCACCGTGGTGCCGCGGTCGTCCTTGAACGTCCAGGGACCGGACTTGGCGTCGGCGGCCTTCGTCGAGTCCGAGCCACCGCTTTTCGTGCCGTCGTCGTCGCCACAGGCGGCGAGGACGGCGCCGAGGCCGAGGGCGCCGCCCGCGGCGAGGATGCCGCGACGGGTGAGGTGGGTGGCACGGGCGTTGGACATGTGTGTGGCTGCTTTCGGCACGGGGCAGGAACGCCCGCCGGACAAGTTCGAAGATAGGTTAGCCTAACCTCACCTCCTGTCCAGGGGGCGGGATGCGCCGGGGTGATCAATATGTTGCGGGCAGGGCATGTGTCACCTGCGAGTGATGATCCATATCCGTTGTGGATCACCCGCTTCTCTCCTTAGTGTTCCGATCAACACGCTCGGTCCCAGGCTGAGTTGACGGATCATTGAACATCGGGAGGGAATCATGGGCAGATACAAGAAGGGGCTCGCGGTCGCGGTCGCGGGGGCGGCGCTGACGGTGGGGATGTCGGCCGGGCCGGCGTCGGCGACTTCGTACACGCTGTACTGCGACACGTCGTCGGCGTCGGGCGCCGGCACGATCAACGGCTGGGGCAGCGGTGCGACGAGCCTCGACGTCATCCTGTCCGTGTACGACGCCAAGGCGGACAGCCACCACGTGGCCATCCGCCTGATCGCTAAGAACGACGGCGGCGGGGTGGTCACCCCCTGGCCGTGGCACCACAACTACGACGGGTACGACAAGAGTCTGACCTTGAGCACCACGGCCACCTACTCCGCCGGCATGTACGACGTCGGCATCGAGGTCGCCACCTTCGAGGGCAGCACCGAGCTGAACTACTGCAGGGACTGGCTGCGCTCCGACCAGACCTGACGGCCCGGCGGGCGGTCTGCGGCGGCACGCCGGACCGCCGGAGTGCCGGTCCGCACCCGCAGTGGTGCGGACCGGTCGATGTGTCCCTGGCTGATCAGGCCTTGCCCTTGCTCACCACCCACTTGCCGCCGACCCAGTTGCCGACCGTCTCGTAGCCCGAGCGGAAGGAACCCAGCCAGTCCAGCTTCAGGTTCGCCTCGGCGGTGGACTTGACGGCGGTGTAGCTGCTCGCGTCGTCCGCCGAGCCGCCCGTGGTGTTCTTGGCGTAGTACGGGAACGGGTAGACCGGGCGGGTGGAGGTGACCTTGCCGGTGCTGTCGACCGAGGTGGTCGTCAGGCTGCTCGGGGCCTCGCCCTTGGTGACCCAGTCGGTCATCGCGGTCAGCGCGTCGAAGGTGTTCGGGCCCTGGCCGCCGCCGCAGTGCGCGACACCCGGGAGCAGGAACAGCCGCGCGAAGCTCTTGGTCGCCGTCTCGCCGCCCATGACCTTCTTCACGGCCTTGTAGTACGCCATGGTGCCGACCGCCGGGATGTGCTGGTCACCCAGGCCGTGCCAGAGGATCAGCTTGCCGCCGGCCTTCTTGAACGCCGACAGGTCGGGGTCCGTGGCGTCGTACATGCCCTCGTTGGGCTCCATGACCTTCTTGTAGTAGGCCGCGGTGAACTTGACGTCCTTGTACGTCAGGGCCGGCTGCGGGCTGTCGAAGATCTGGTAGCGCAGGGTCTCGCGGACGAAGCTGATGTCACCGGAGTTGGCGGTGGCGGTGGCCGGCGTGATGATCCCGGCCCAGTTCAGCTCGGAGCCGCGCAGCTGGTAACCCGGGTACAGCAGCTGGCCGTTCTCGTCGGTCGGGCCGGCGTAGATCCGGCGCAGGGTGGTGACCTGGTCGGCCGTCAGGCAGTAGGCGTCGGACGTCGAGGTCTGGCCGGCCTTGCACTCGATGGTGGCCGGGTCCCAGTCGCAGGCCAGTGGGTCGGCGATGATGCCGTCCGCGGGTGCGTCACAGCCCTTGAGCACGGCCTTGTGGATGTCAGCCAGGTCGGCGTTGGTGATGGTGGCCGTACCGCCGTTGAGGTAGACGGACTGGGCGGTCCAGGCGTGCGAGAAGGTGTTCAGCGCGGTGAAGTTGTTGGCCGGGGCGCCGGCGATGATGCCGTCGAAGTCGGTCGGGTAGCGCTGGGCCTCGGTCAGGGCCTGGTGGCCGCCCTGCGAGCAGCCGTCGAAGTACGAGTGGTCCGGGGCCTGCCCGTAGTACGTCTTGATGATCGCCTTGGCCGCCTGGACGAGCAGGTGGTCGGACTTGTAGCCGAAGTCGGCGCGCAGCGTCGGGTCGGTGGAGAAGAGCCCGCCGCCCTGGTAGTGGCCCTCGTCGCTGGAGGCGACCGCGAAGGCGCCGCTGGTCAGCGGGACACAGCCGGCGGAGGCCGGGGCGCTGGTCACGTTCGTGTTGCCGCAGAGACCGCCGCAGCCGACCTGGAGGTAGCCCGCCTGCCAGCCGCTCTGGGGCAGCTTGATCTCGAAGTGGATCTGCGGGGCGATCACGCCCTTCACGTCACAGGCGGCCCAGTTGCCGAGCGTGTTGGCGCTCGCGGCCAGCTCGGTGGCGGAGCTGATCTCGAAGGGCACCCCGGGGACGGCGGCGGCCAGGTCCTTGGACGCGATGTCGGCGCAGGAGATGGCCGGGGCGATGCCGGAGGTCGTGGTGCTGGCCGTGGTGGCGTTGACCGAGTTCGAGGTGGAGGCCGCCGCGCTGCCGGTCGTGGCGCTCGCGAGGGCCACGCTCGCGCCGGTCACCACCGCGAGGGAGGCGGCGAGGGTGGCCATGAACGTGGCTGATTGCCACCGACACCATCTCAACAGCTTGGGCATGCTCGGTCTCCATTCGATCGTCGGCTCGGGGATGCGGGCCAGTACAGGTGCCCTCGTGGGCCGGTCAGGGCCGACCTGTCGTGCGGGGTGCTGTGCGCGGGGCGATACCGGGCGAAACGCGTTCGCCGGTGTGCCTGTGAGCACGCGGACGCAACCGTCGGCAGGCCAGGGGCGATGCCACGGTGGGGCCGCGCGGATCGGGTCGCGACAGCGGTCAGGCGGGTGACTGGGGGGAGGGGACGAGATGCCGGAGATCTGGGCAGAGGGGGCCGCTGTGCGGACCCCGTCGTCGCACCGGCGCCCGTGCGGGGGCGTGTGCGCGACTGCGGCTCAGGGGCTCGGCCTCCTTCCGCGACTCCGGCTCTGCAGTGGCGGTACGGCGAGGAACCTAACCCGCCGTTTTACCCGTGCACAAGACCTGTCAACGAGATTGTTGACGATGTTGTCGGAGGTTTTCGGCCATGCGGAGGGGTGAGCGGGTGGGGGGTGTTTGTCGGGTGCGGGCCGGTGGGGGCTGATCGCGCAGTTCTGCGCGCCCCTGAAAGCAAAAGCAGGCGGCACCGCCCAGGCGTCAAGCGAGCCCGGGGTATCGCGGGGCGCAGCCCCGCGCCTTTAGGGGCGCGGGGAACTGCGCGAGCAACCCCCACCGGCCCGCAGCCGACGCACTACCCCCACCGCGCCCCTTCCGATCGCTCAGCCGGTCAGCCCCAACTCCCGTGCGATCAGCATCCGCTGCACCTCGCTCGTACCCTCGCCGATCTCCAGGATCTTGGAGTCGCGCCACATACGGGCCACCGGGTACTCGTTCATGAAGCCGTAGCCGCCATGGATCTGCGTGGCGTCGCGGGCGTTGTCGACGGCGATGGTGGAGGAGTAGAGCTTGGCGATCGCCGCCTCCTTCTTGAAGGGCTCTCCGGCGACCAGGCGGGACGCGGCGTCACGCCAGCCGACGCGGGCCATGTGCGCCTTCATCTCCATGTCGGCGATCTTGAACTGGATGGCCTGATACGCGCCGATGTTCCGCCCGAACGCGTGCCGTTCCTTGGCGTACTTCACCGACTCGTCGACGCAGCCCTGAGCGAGCCCGGTGGCGAGGGCGGAGATGGCGATCCGGCCCTCGTCCAGGATCCGCAGGAACTGCGCGTATCCGCGGCCCTCCGCACCGAGCAGATTCGCGGCCGGTACGCGTACGTCGGAGAAGGACAGCTCACGGGTGTCCGACGCGTTCCAGCCGACCTTCGAGTAGGGGGCGGCGACCGTGAAGCCGGGCGTTCCGGACGGCACGATGATGGCGGAGATCAGCGGCTTGCCGTCGGGCTTGCGGCCCGTGACCGCGGTGACCGTCACCAACCCGGTGATGTCCGTACCGGAGTTGGTGATGAAGCACTTGCTGCCGTTGATCACCCACTCGTTCGTCTCGGGGTCGAGCCGCGCCGTCGTACGCGTCGCGCCCGCGTCCGAGCCGCCGTCCGGTTCGGTCAGCCCGAACGCGCCGAGGATCTCGCCGGAGCAGAGCCGGGGGAGCCACTCGGCCTTCTGGGCGTCGGTGCCGAAGAGGTGGATCGGCATGGCGCCGAGCGAGACCCCGGCCTCCAGGGTGATGGCGACCGACGAGTCGACCCGGGCCAGCTCCTCCAGGGCGATGCCGAGGGCGAGATAGTCGCCGCCCATGCCGCCGTACTCCTCCGGGAACGGCAGCCCGAACAGGCCCATGCGGCCCATCTCCCGCACGATCTCGTACGGGAACTCGTGCCGCTCGTAGAAGTCGCCGATCTTCGGCGCCACGACATCGTGCGCGAACTCCTCGACCGTACGCCGGAGTTCTTCGAGTTCGGGGGAGAGGCGGTGGTCCAGGGACATGCGGATCACTCCTGGTGGGGCTGTGTTGGTTTACCGAGCGCTTTGACGGTGCGGGACGGGCTGGGTCGGCCCAGTTGTCCGGCCATCCACACGCTGGTGGCGGTGAGGCGGCCGAGGTCTACCCCGGTGTCGATACCGAGGCCCTGGAGCATCCATACGAGGTCTTCGGTGGCGAGATTGCCGGTCGCGGACTTCGCGTACGGGCAGCCGCCGAGGCCGCCCGCCGAGGCGTCGACCGTGGTCACGCCGTGCTGGAGCGCGGCCAGGGTGTTGGCGAGCGCCTGGCCGTACGTGTCGTGGAAGTGCACGCCCAGCGCGCTGGTCGGCACGCCCTCCTCATTGAGCTCGGCGAGCAGGCTCTGGACGTGGCCGGGCGTCGCGACGCCGATGGTGTCGCCGAGGCTCAGCTCGTCGCAGCCCATGTCCATCAGGGACTTGCAGACGCGGACGACCTGGTGGATCGGGACCGCGCCCTCCCAGGGG containing:
- a CDS encoding IucA/IucC family protein; translated protein: MSLSDSVAHLSPERWARANRLLVRKALAEFAHERLITPTRLPDGRYEVRGDDGLTRYRFTAVVRSLDHWEVDAESITRHRDGTELPLAALDFFIELKNSLGLSDEVLPVYLEEISSTLSGTCFKLTKPQIPVAELVRSGFQAIETGMTEGHPCFVANNGRLGFGVHEYLSYAPETASPVRLVWLAAHRSRAAFTAGVGIEYESFVREELGQETIERFAATLEDQGLDPEEYLLIPVHPWQWWNKLSVTFAAEVAQRHLVCLGEGDDEYLAQQSIRTFFNKSAPKKHYVKTALSVLNMGFMRGLSAAYMEATPAINDWLAQLVENDPVLKSTGLSVIRERAAVGYRHLEYEAATDRYSPYRKMLAALWRESPVSSLQEGETLATMASLVHVDHEGASFAGALIEQSGLTPVEWLRGYLRAYFTPLLHSFYAYDLVYMPHGENVILVLKDGAVQRAIYKDIAEEIAVMDPQAVLPPTVERIRVEVPEDKKLLSIFTDVFDCFFRFLAANLASEGILDEDDFWRTVAEAVRAYQDTTPELADKFQQYDMFAPEFALSCLNRLQLRDNKQMVDLADPSGALQLVGTLKNPIAA
- a CDS encoding GNAT family N-acetyltransferase produces the protein MSTTTDLGTFTVRPLDPTEDAELLHGWVTHPKAAFWMMQEAKLHDVEREYMAIAASEYHDAFLGLRDGEPAFLMERYDPAHVELAGLYEPEPGDVGMHFLVAPSDTPVHGFTRAVITAVMEHLFADPATARVVVEPDVRNTAVHALNEAVGFVPEREIQKPEKQALLSFCTREQFRKAVAA
- a CDS encoding lysine N(6)-hydroxylase/L-ornithine N(5)-oxygenase family protein, whose product is MTALPESSSHVHDFVGIGLGPFNLGLACLTEPIVELDYVFLESKPDFEWHSGMFLEGAHLQTPFMSDLVTLADPTSPYSFLNYLKESGRLYSFYIRENFYPLRVEYDDYCRWAASKLSSVRFSTTVAEVTYENEVYVVRTEAGDVYRARNLVLGTGTPPYIPESCAELGGDFIHNSRYMKHKQELQGKESITLVGSGQSAAEIYYDLLSEIDVHGYRLNWVTRSPRFFPLEYTKLTLEMTSPEYIDYFHALPEPTRYRLQSEQKGLFKGIDGELIDAIFDLLYQKNLGGPVPTRLLTNSSLNSARHENGTYTLGLRQEEQGKDYELRSEGLILATGYKYAEPGFLAPVRDRLRYDTHGNFDVARNYAIDTTGRGIFLQNAGVHTHSITSPDLGMGAYRNASIIRELLGTEYYPVEKSIAFQEFAI
- the desA gene encoding lysine decarboxylase DesA, which codes for MRSHLLNDTTADRYRRSVTEGVERVAAKLATTDRPFTGVTVDALAPRIEQIDLDRPLHDTTAVLDELEEVYLRDAIYFHHPRYLAHLNCPVVIPAVLGEAVLSAVNSSLDTWDQSAGGTLIERKLIDWTNERIGLGPAADGVFTSGGSQSNLQALLLAREEAKSNDLAKLRIFASEVSHFSVKKSAKLLGLSADSVVSIPVDHDKRMQTVALAHELDRCKRDGLVPMAVVATAGTTDFGSIDPLPEIAELCAQFGTWMHVDAAYGCGLLASLKNRDRIDGIERADSVTVDYHKSFFQPVSSSAVLVRDASTLRHATYHAEYLNPRRMVQERIPNQVDKSLQTTRRFDALKLWMTLRVMGADGIGELFDEVCDLAEEGWKVLAADPRYDVVVQPSLSTLVFRYIPAAVTDPSEMDRANLYARKAIFASGDAVVAGTKVGGRHYLKFTLLNPETTVDDITAVLDLIAGHAEQYLGESLDRAS
- a CDS encoding siderophore-interacting protein translates to MTTAVAAPFRFFSLQVVRTRRLGPSLVRVTFTGSDLQAFHSNGRDQSLSLFLPHPGQTEPAIPYELGDGWWQGWRELPDDVRAVMRSYTLRALRRDPDEIDIDFALHGVQPGAATPAGPASAWASRAAAGDRVVLLGPAIEDNRAIRFRPPEDTDLIVIWGDETAVPAASAILESLPASARVRAWLEVHHAGDIQDLATEADAEITWLVRSDVPHSLKGVGGAPTPMAVDVVRAAHLPPAEAPYAWIAGESGQVKELRRHLVRERAIDRRRVTFVGYWRRGLSEEQLREQGE
- a CDS encoding ABC transporter substrate-binding protein, which codes for MSNARATHLTRRGILAAGGALGLGAVLAACGDDDGTKSGGSDSTKAADAKSGPWTFKDDRGTTVKLDKIPADIVAFTGVAAALFDYGIEVKGVFGPTKTKDGKADVQAGDMDISKLTILGNEWGQFNIEKYAALAPDVLISTMFDDAGTLWYVPEESKAKIVKLAPTVGISVYDRQMPQSLERMYALAESLGADVKSAQIVEAKKKFETAAERLRKAAKARPEIKVLAGSASQDIFYVSGSNLSIDLEYFKALGVNIIEPSAKALKASGGWFENLSWENVDKYPADIIIMDDRSATIQPADITEATWKKLPAVKAGQVIARSPEPIVSYDKCTPLLDNLAEAIENAKKVA
- a CDS encoding tannase/feruloyl esterase family alpha/beta hydrolase; the encoded protein is MATLAASLAVVTGASVALASATTGSAAASTSNSVNATTASTTTSGIAPAISCADIASKDLAAAVPGVPFEISSATELAASANTLGNWAACDVKGVIAPQIHFEIKLPQSGWQAGYLQVGCGGLCGNTNVTSAPASAGCVPLTSGAFAVASSDEGHYQGGGLFSTDPTLRADFGYKSDHLLVQAAKAIIKTYYGQAPDHSYFDGCSQGGHQALTEAQRYPTDFDGIIAGAPANNFTALNTFSHAWTAQSVYLNGGTATITNADLADIHKAVLKGCDAPADGIIADPLACDWDPATIECKAGQTSTSDAYCLTADQVTTLRRIYAGPTDENGQLLYPGYQLRGSELNWAGIITPATATANSGDISFVRETLRYQIFDSPQPALTYKDVKFTAAYYKKVMEPNEGMYDATDPDLSAFKKAGGKLILWHGLGDQHIPAVGTMAYYKAVKKVMGGETATKSFARLFLLPGVAHCGGGQGPNTFDALTAMTDWVTKGEAPSSLTTTSVDSTGKVTSTRPVYPFPYYAKNTTGGSADDASSYTAVKSTAEANLKLDWLGSFRSGYETVGNWVGGKWVVSKGKA